From a single Methanofollis sp. W23 genomic region:
- a CDS encoding ABC transporter ATP-binding protein, translated as MSVITVHNLKKTFDKATVLQDLSFSVEKGEVFGFLGPNGAGKTTTVRCILGLLHPDAGDATVLGGDLGTDDQVRRRVGVLLEQNGLSDRLTAQENLDYYARLYDVQDPEERVAEMLRFVGLEERKDSLVGTFSTGMKRKIGIARAVLHDPEVLFLDEPSSGLDPEAQKMVRDLILDLSKIEGMTVFLNSHNLAEVQRICTSVAILHQGRIRAFDTVEKLREGEKGTHLEVVLADLASAEKAAEVMRGVPGITEVAREGKHVTATLTDGSASATVRALVQAGCGVEEVRKARRSLEEIYLAAVQQAEGSA; from the coding sequence ATGAGTGTCATAACCGTACACAACCTGAAAAAAACCTTTGATAAAGCCACGGTCCTGCAGGACCTCTCCTTCTCTGTCGAGAAAGGGGAGGTCTTCGGGTTCCTCGGCCCGAACGGCGCTGGCAAGACCACGACAGTCCGCTGTATCCTGGGTCTCCTGCATCCTGACGCAGGGGACGCCACCGTGCTCGGCGGCGACCTTGGGACCGACGACCAGGTGCGCCGGCGCGTCGGCGTACTTCTTGAACAAAACGGGCTCTCTGACAGGCTCACGGCACAGGAGAACCTCGACTACTATGCGAGGCTCTATGATGTCCAGGACCCTGAAGAGAGAGTCGCCGAGATGCTCAGGTTTGTCGGGCTCGAAGAACGCAAGGACAGTCTTGTCGGCACCTTCTCAACCGGAATGAAACGGAAAATCGGGATCGCGCGGGCCGTCCTCCATGACCCCGAAGTCCTCTTCCTGGACGAACCCTCTTCAGGCCTCGATCCTGAGGCCCAGAAGATGGTCCGCGACCTCATCCTCGACCTCTCCAAGATCGAAGGAATGACGGTCTTCCTCAACTCCCACAACCTCGCCGAAGTCCAGCGGATCTGCACCTCGGTCGCCATCCTTCACCAGGGGCGGATCAGGGCGTTCGACACCGTCGAAAAACTGAGGGAAGGAGAGAAGGGCACCCACCTTGAGGTCGTCCTAGCGGACCTGGCATCTGCCGAGAAGGCCGCCGAAGTTATGCGGGGCGTGCCCGGGATCACCGAGGTCGCAAGAGAGGGCAAACATGTCACCGCCACTCTCACCGACGGGAGTGCATCGGCGACGGTCAGGGCACTGGTCCAAGCGGGATGTGGCGTTGAAGAGGTCAGGAAGGCGCGGCGGTCCCTCGAAGAGATCTATCTTGCGGCCGTGCAGCAGGCGGAGGGGTCGGCATGA
- the rimI gene encoding ribosomal protein S18-alanine N-acetyltransferase, translating into MSETRVFLRRAVVADLPTVAAIERESFVDPWSEETFLQALEVWADMFFVAQVGNEIAGFIVGGLEDTGDAIYGHVCNFAVTRTYQGHGIGRLLLRRAEHQFAIRLAEGVQLEVRVSNTHAQSFYQKNGYQPVFVVAGYYANGEDAILMMKWFF; encoded by the coding sequence ATGTCTGAGACCAGGGTGTTCCTGCGGCGAGCGGTGGTTGCCGACCTCCCCACTGTCGCCGCCATCGAGCGGGAGTCCTTTGTCGACCCATGGAGCGAGGAGACCTTTCTTCAGGCGCTGGAGGTCTGGGCCGATATGTTCTTTGTGGCCCAGGTGGGCAATGAGATCGCGGGGTTCATCGTCGGAGGCCTGGAAGATACCGGGGATGCAATCTATGGGCATGTCTGCAATTTCGCGGTGACAAGGACCTACCAGGGGCACGGGATCGGCCGTCTCCTCCTCCGCCGTGCCGAGCACCAGTTCGCCATCCGCCTGGCCGAGGGGGTGCAGCTGGAAGTGCGGGTCTCGAACACCCATGCACAGTCATTTTACCAGAAAAACGGGTATCAGCCGGTGTTCGTCGTCGCAGGATATTATGCCAACGGCGAGGACGCCATCCTGATGATGAAGTGGTTTTTTTAG
- a CDS encoding DUF1015 family protein: MVKIYRFSGLRPARAQAAATASVPYDVVTTDEAEEILKKNPKSFLRVVRTDALLRDIPADDEKIYETARENLQEMEDQGILCRDEKPSMYLYRVKQGGNLYLGLVACVDVDDYLEDTIKKHEHTRYDKERDRTRHIAATNANTGLVVMLYPDEGEIFGYLDSILPDGKPDAVVKTENGVVHELFKVSDPVSLSYLEDAFTRVPALYIADGHHRARSAVTVAEERRKAGTYEPEDGRIMTILFAHKRVKIHGYSRLVTDLGKYTPESFLAALKEKFEVRPYGEIDDTVFKIAPLREVEGAHVVHMYLGGEWYEISSPIENPEDLTGSLDVSALQKEALEGMLGVTDPRADPRLQYLGGARPLADLEARVDSGEFALAFSMQPVDVETVMEIADAGMVMPPKSTWFEPKLLSGLVIHTLGEGKKE, translated from the coding sequence ATGGTGAAGATATACCGATTCTCAGGACTTCGGCCAGCACGCGCACAGGCCGCAGCGACCGCCTCAGTGCCGTACGATGTGGTGACGACAGACGAAGCCGAAGAGATCCTCAAGAAAAATCCGAAGTCGTTCCTGCGGGTCGTCAGGACTGACGCCCTGCTCAGGGACATCCCGGCCGACGACGAGAAGATCTACGAGACCGCCCGCGAGAACCTCCAGGAGATGGAAGACCAGGGGATCCTCTGCCGCGACGAAAAACCTTCGATGTACCTGTACCGCGTAAAACAGGGCGGCAACCTCTATCTCGGGCTTGTCGCCTGTGTGGACGTCGACGACTATCTTGAAGACACCATCAAGAAACACGAGCACACGCGCTACGACAAGGAGCGGGACCGGACGCGACACATCGCCGCCACGAACGCCAACACCGGACTGGTCGTCATGCTGTACCCGGACGAAGGCGAGATCTTTGGGTACCTTGATTCGATCCTCCCTGACGGCAAACCCGATGCGGTCGTCAAGACCGAGAACGGCGTGGTCCATGAACTCTTCAAGGTCAGCGATCCCGTCAGCCTCAGTTATCTGGAGGACGCCTTCACCAGGGTGCCGGCCCTCTATATCGCCGACGGTCACCACCGGGCACGGTCCGCGGTGACCGTCGCCGAGGAGCGGAGAAAGGCCGGGACCTACGAGCCAGAGGACGGGCGGATCATGACGATCCTCTTCGCCCACAAGCGGGTGAAGATCCACGGCTATTCCAGGCTGGTCACCGACCTGGGCAAGTATACCCCTGAGTCCTTCCTTGCCGCCCTCAAGGAGAAGTTCGAGGTGCGGCCATACGGCGAGATCGACGACACGGTCTTTAAGATCGCCCCCCTGCGCGAGGTCGAAGGGGCGCATGTCGTCCATATGTACCTCGGCGGTGAGTGGTACGAGATCTCGAGCCCGATCGAGAACCCCGAGGATCTTACCGGTTCCCTTGACGTCTCGGCCCTCCAGAAAGAGGCGCTCGAGGGGATGCTCGGCGTCACCGACCCCCGCGCCGACCCCAGGCTCCAGTACCTCGGTGGGGCCAGGCCGCTGGCCGACCTCGAAGCCAGGGTCGATTCAGGCGAGTTCGCCCTTGCCTTCTCGATGCAGCCGGTCGACGTCGAGACAGTGATGGAGATCGCCGACGCCGGGATGGTCATGCCCCCGAAGTCGACCTGGTTTGAGCCAAAACTCCTCTCAGGCCTGGTGATCCACACCCTGGGCGAGGGGAAGAAGGAATAA
- a CDS encoding MFS transporter — protein MFPDFKPKPALSKAEKKRGLSMVLWDGLATQAMVTLTGGIFLVAFALELGASNTVIGLLAAIPPLAELLQVPSVYIIRKLRNRRLITVTASTAARLFWLLIAAIPFLFGTGSGVWVLVGAMLCYSTISSISHCSWNSWMHDLIPQQKIGAFFSRRMGLSTAVAVPLSVAAALFVDTLEVSPGGEITAYALLFFGGCIAGLIGVLFLARTPEPVLGEDLEPNFGEILKEPFADKNFKNLLIFLGSWNFAINLAAPFFTVYMLQRIGLDISWVIALAVMSQIVSIIFFTVWGEVADLFSHKSVLQISGPIFILAIIAWTFTTLPDTYVLTVPLLIAIHIFIGLSTAGVTLSTNYIGLKLAPKAHATSYLMASSITTYLAAGIAPILGGVFVDYFASREVALTITFSDPTGVLILHPLDFQHWDFFFFFAFLIGLYSLHRLSFVREEGEEKKRVVVHELFTEVRREMRNLSTAGGLRMMASPPVSEYLKPPKKAKRRRRPVWEEEA, from the coding sequence GTGTTTCCAGACTTCAAACCGAAACCGGCATTGAGCAAGGCCGAAAAGAAGCGAGGTCTCTCCATGGTCCTCTGGGACGGCCTGGCCACCCAGGCGATGGTCACCCTCACCGGTGGGATCTTCCTCGTCGCCTTCGCCCTGGAACTGGGCGCATCCAACACTGTCATTGGTCTCCTCGCCGCCATCCCCCCACTTGCCGAACTCCTCCAGGTCCCGTCGGTTTATATCATCAGAAAACTCCGGAACCGGCGGCTCATAACCGTCACCGCTTCGACCGCCGCCAGGCTCTTCTGGCTCCTCATCGCCGCCATCCCTTTTCTCTTCGGGACAGGGTCGGGGGTCTGGGTGCTGGTCGGGGCGATGCTCTGTTACTCGACCATCTCCTCGATTTCGCACTGCTCCTGGAACTCCTGGATGCACGACCTGATCCCGCAGCAGAAAATCGGAGCCTTTTTCTCGCGCCGGATGGGTCTTTCGACCGCCGTTGCAGTACCGCTCTCGGTCGCCGCCGCCCTCTTCGTCGACACATTGGAGGTCAGTCCTGGAGGAGAGATTACGGCCTACGCCCTGCTCTTTTTTGGGGGATGCATCGCCGGGTTGATCGGGGTACTCTTCCTTGCCAGGACGCCCGAACCGGTGCTTGGCGAAGACCTGGAGCCCAACTTCGGTGAGATATTGAAGGAACCCTTTGCCGACAAAAATTTCAAGAACCTGCTGATATTCCTTGGGTCCTGGAACTTTGCGATCAACCTCGCTGCCCCCTTTTTCACCGTCTATATGCTCCAGCGGATCGGGCTCGACATCTCCTGGGTGATCGCCCTTGCCGTGATGAGCCAGATCGTCTCCATCATCTTCTTCACGGTCTGGGGCGAGGTCGCCGACCTCTTCAGCCATAAATCGGTTCTCCAGATCAGCGGTCCGATCTTTATCCTGGCCATCATCGCCTGGACCTTCACCACCCTCCCCGACACCTACGTCCTCACCGTACCCCTCCTCATCGCCATCCACATCTTTATCGGTCTCTCGACCGCGGGGGTCACGCTCTCGACCAACTACATCGGCCTCAAACTTGCCCCCAAGGCGCATGCGACCTCATATCTCATGGCCTCAAGCATCACCACCTATCTCGCGGCCGGGATCGCCCCCATTCTCGGCGGAGTCTTTGTCGACTACTTCGCCTCGCGCGAGGTCGCCCTCACCATCACCTTCAGCGACCCTACAGGCGTCCTCATCCTCCACCCCCTCGACTTCCAGCACTGGGACTTTTTCTTCTTCTTTGCCTTCCTCATCGGGCTCTACTCTCTCCATCGCCTCTCCTTTGTCAGGGAGGAAGGCGAGGAGAAGAAGCGGGTCGTCGTCCACGAACTCTTCACCGAGGTGCGTCGGGAGATGCGCAACCTCTCCACTGCCGGCGGCCTGCGGATGATGGCCAGTCCTCCGGTCTCCGAGTACCTCAAGCCCCCGAAGAAGGCAAAGAGACGGCGCCGTCCGGTCTGGGAGGAGGAGGCATAG